ACTgtctaacttaaaattttagttAAAATAGTTTATTGACATGATATATATTTGCAACCAAAAACGCAGTATAATAAACTTATCtcctatttatattttataacaaaaaatatttGTCAGGTtggaaatttgaaaaaaaaaaattctttgtgtatcatatatAGTGTTCTAAAAATCAGCTTAGGCGGTAGTTTAGGCAGAAATTTTTACAATACCATCCTAATTTCTTCAAATCGAtcttataaatttattatcGATTTTTGGACATGTAGACGGCTCAAGCAGACCCAATTAACTCTTTTAAAAAGATAGATTCTTCAAGTTTTGtatcaattttttaaattttaaataaagtaTTAAATAAAGTATTAAATAACTGTTAAACTAATGTCAGGTATCTTTTACAATCTTCATCATGTATTGGCCAACTAAGTAGAAAGTTCATGTGTCCTACCTACCTAaactttatgaattttattattattattattattattattattattattattattattattatcttgcCTAAACTTTTATGCACAATAAATATGAACTCAAACAATGATTTAAATTGTTAATCCACGATTGAACTACAAGTCATGGCAACTAGTTATAACTATTCTCTTAAGGTGCTCGAAGTGTGTCGAGTTACTCCATTCACCAACTCAGCAACACCTCTTGTTGAGTTATGTCTCCCTCTTACACATTTCGATATGTTTTGGGTTAAGTTATTTCCTATTGAGCGAATATTTTTCTATCAACTTAGCCAACATGAGTCAACTCACACTTTCTTCAACTCAGTATTACTTCCTAGACTTAAGCATTCTCTTTCCCTCACTCTAACCCATTTTCTACCAATAGCAGGACATATCATATGGCCCGTGGGTACAGAGAAACCATCATTCCTCTACACTTCAAGCGACGGGGTTTCATTGATCGTTTCTGAGTCTAACTCGGACTTCAACGGCCTTAGTCAGAATGAAATGCAGGAAGCAATAGCTTTACATCCATATGTCCCAGAGTTACCGGTTTCCGACTCGAAAGCCGCCATTATCGCCTTTCAAATAACATTTTTTCCGAATCAAGGCTTCTCTATAGGCATGTGTTTTCAGCATGCAATGATCGACGGAAAAAGCATAGCCATGTTTATGAAATCATGGGCGCATATATGCAAAGTGAATTCTGACATGACAACATTGTTACCACTTGAGCTAACTCCTATTTTTGATCGAACAGCCGTTGAAGAGCCACAAGGATTGGGCATGTTTTACCCGAAAAGCTTAAAACATCCAGGAGTAATAAAGGATATGGAAAACATAGTACGAGCAAATTTTGAGCTTTCGCGACAAGACATAACCAATCTCCGACGGAATATCGTTTCTCAGCAAaatggaaaagaagaagaagattcaAAGTGTATGCATTTATCAACATTTGTTCTTTCCTATGCATATATTATAGTAACCATTGTTAAAGCCAAGAATTTGGAAAGAAAGGGAAAGGTTGGATTCCTGTTTCCAGCAGATTGTAGATCCCGTTTGAACCCTCCATTACCAACGAATTACTTTGGTAACTGTGTCGTCCGAAGTTCAGCATTGGTCGATACGGAAACAATCCTTGACAAAAATGGGACTGCTTTCGTCGCCAATGAGCTTAGCAAGATGATAAAAGGGTTGGCGACGAGAGTGAAGAACATGAGTGTTGAGCGAGAAATTGAAGAAActttcaaattaaaaaacattATGCAGGTTGCTGATGTTGTGATCCGAGTTGGCGGGTCACCTCGGTTTGAGATATATGAAACAGATTTCGGATGGGGGAAGCCAAAGAAGACACAAGTTGTATCCATAGATAAGGGTGTATGGATTTCTATGGCAGAGAGTAGCcatggaaatggaggaattgaGATTGGTTTGGCTTTGAAGAAGAGTGAAATGAAGATGTTTACTTTTCTATTTGCTAAAGGgcttaaataaatttatagttagataattaatTCTAGCCTATTGTATCAGTtgaattcaaaaaataaatatagcCTGCAAgcattatttttcattttaatgaAGTATGATATTCATCTTCGTATTTTCTTAGAATCAGATCTGAGGTCCAATAAAACATTTCAAAGTTTTTTTGGTTTTCCCAAAAGAGACATAAGGGAAGTAAAGCCATTTCAAAGGATCACATTTAATACTCGATCAAAATTCGTGTTCTACAAAGTTTGCAGAGATTGGAAGCAAATCTTTTGTTTCTATTTTGTCCGTTTTTATCAGTTTTCCTAgtattaaaaaaagtttttaTGTGAATCCTTTTAGACTACacaatatattatttgaaataaatGAGAACTTCTGTTATTTACATGCTAAAAGATCGAAAGAAacgatatatttttatttttatcaattactgtCTTGTTTCTGTTTGTTTAAACAGATTAATTGCCGTTTGGCATATGTTGGTACATGTACGTTAATTGAAGCTGGATCGGGATTTAATAACACGGCCACTTCAGAGGCTTTAGGTCTACTTGTACCAGTGGCAACGTGTAAGCCATACTAAAAGTCTAGGAAAATTCATTGGTATGAATTTTAAAGActtgataaaagaaaatatgttttctTTAGAAATGATTATGATATGCGAAAATTCCATATTTGATATTCTCACGCGCGCGTAAATGTGGATTTATATTAGAAATGTGAAATGTCATAAATTGAAAAATCTGAGCAATGATGTTATATAGCCGAGTTAGACTGGTAGATGAACATTAGTTGGCtagatttaatttatgaaagacactaaaaatataaaaatcaaattGTCTTAAAATAAGTACGTCACAATAATGGAATTGaagaaaaatatcatatcaATTGGTGAATATGCGGTATAAAAAGCTTTCGAATGATAAACTCGGATAGAAAAGCTTTCGTGTGAtaacaccattagtcaattgatctcaacgAGTGTCATTCTAACTGATTTTGTAGAATCAAAGGATAACACATCGGATCCGCTAACCTAGAGGTTAAACcgagatcaaattgaaaaatcatcgaaaggaatgcgactaaagcccatagagaaggcgttatgtgaaggaaaCCCTACATAGTTGACTGGATATCCCAAGATCTAGATTCAAAGGGACAACTtaattgcataaaccttgcGCGTTCACTATGGGGGTTAAACCCTCgtccattcctagatgtaaacagtGACACCAACGGAAAAATGTTAAactatatgcttttaatgatacattgtgcgtcagtatgctgagcaaataaatcacatatgtcagagtgaagtggggtcacttcgatggagactagtgtagggcctagttctcttaaactctcgcagaaccatgcgatgttcatgaccataacgaacataaccatgagaacctATACTGTATGTTGATATCTCTGTGGGgtatatcatcgtttacacaaacggcagaatagttcaaagacatcgcgtctactagtcagccagtaaagtaaatatactttcacaagggaaggttcaaggcacattagctacctatcctatgcagatatcttctgtagaaagttatcaccacatcgtaatcgtctcgtttctaattttattcatgtgggggattgttggaaaattttgaataaaattatttgttaattttaataccaacaaacacctcctttcatgaacaatcgtgtccttcgtgaacagtcgtgtatgtccgtgtacagtcgtaTTTATTCGTGAAATGACATATCCTTTCAAGTTCTGTTTATATAGAACGGATTGCCAAATTCACATACAGCTGGAGAAAATATTCTCTGGGATTCTTCCTGCTCTCTGTCTGttcacattgttcttgttttcatactccggtgataactaggctacacacggtttgagttcgcttgcgtaatctgttgtatcctgggagacgatcgtcaatagcgacgacatcgtCTTAAgaaaactgctaatacaggcctcagatttgtttaactctttccttttaatttattatttactgTTCGTGTTTTCTTTCTATGTtcgttttattttttggttaatcacatctaacatttttaagacagacgtaatCGTTTGTCTAACAAAATATAATTTACTTCTAATATTGATTGATTCATCATAAGAAAATGAAAGACAAAGTGAGAGATGTTTATATAGCTCACatggagaaaagaaaagaaatgaagGCAATTAACTAAATGTTGgacagaaaaagaaatgaagGCAATTAACTAACCGTTTGgagatattttcgaaatatctcaattttcaaccttgatacaCTAATAGATTAAgaattgttaaaaataaaaatgagttcatcaaaaaaaaaaaaatgcaggaCGTGTTAGAGAAGTTAATTGTGGTTGGGTATAATGAAGCAAGAAATTACAACTTGGAAACGTGATTAAACGAACAAGTTGTAAAAATATAGCAATATGTACGACGAAATTAATTGCGACAAATGtgcaaaaataattaaatattaacacACTTGACGTTGTGGCCAAGGATTAGTCAATGGTGTCATTGGAGAGCTTGTGAATGAATGCTTGAAGATCGTACGTTCTGATGTTTCTAGACGTAGCACAAGCTAAATAGATTATTGGGGGACTCAGGCAAATATGATGAGGATATCCTATCTAGACCCGCCACTCAGACACAACCTGGCAGATGTTGTCCCTAGCCTATGTTGGAGCTGCAAGCAACACGTGTATCAAAAGTGAAGAAGCTTAGACTATGCTATTTTTCCTTTGACATGACACAATGTACATGAGATAGATTTGTTTTCGTATCGTCTGATTATTTTTCGTGATAGCATATTATTAAAATTCTGTCATCTTAAAGCGTAAGTTTAAATCAACTCAATTTCGTTGTGACCTTCCGATGACACAAGTCTGTCATCTATAAAAAGCGTGCATTTAAGTCAAAATTTACTTAATCATTAGATGACAGTCGTTATAAATAACTGTCATCGTTTGCGGAAAACATAAAAAGCGGCAATGAAATTGTCACTTACACGGCCAATGAAAACTTATCGCGCTCAATGTGTTTGACTAAAATTccagctcatatataaaccccTCTCTCTTATCGCGCAACTCATCTTCATCTATCCCACCCCTCTCATTAGCTATCTCCGGTCGGTTGCTTTATCACTGGGTCGAAACTAGGTAATGGTAAGCCATAATTACTTCGTTCCTGGATGTATTAGAGTTTTATTGTTCCTTACAATTcattttcctcatccgatttactcaTGTGTATGTTGATTTCAGCAGCAGGAACCGATATTTATTATATCTTTGAAAAGGTTACATCtctggtctttatcttttttaacttAGGGCAATATCTAGTTCGTGATGCTGCTCTTTTTAGTTGCAGGGATAGTACAGAAGAGTGCTGAAGTATATGGGACGGTTGATGGAAGAGATGGtttcatgcctacaacatatgggaagatttctttaacttgttgagtacatatattgttatgttggttgcatgtatgatgtggTTGTATGCCttagtcagacatgagtatgtgataaaggGTTGTGTATAGGAATTGCCATGTACTGAATTCGTTTGTGATAAACTatggttgtgtatgtgtattgctatgaagcttatggttgaCATTCTGTTTAGGGAGCTAGAACTGACTATGAGTATGTTTATGAACATGCTTAGTGCTACTTTGTATATGACTTGAGTACAGTGAATGTGTATCGTGTCAGTAGGCTtggtatgcttatggaaaagcatTCAACATGGTGTTGGTTATGTGTATTGCTGTGaagcttatggttgatgttctgtttagggagCTAGAACTGACGATGAGTATATGTATGAACATGCTTAGTTCTAGTTGTATGTAACATGCTTAGAACTGACTCTGAGTATGTGATAAATTatggttgtgtatgtgtattgctatgaagcttatggttgaCGTTCCGTTTAGGGAGCTAGAACTGACTATGAGTATGTTTATGAACATGCTTAGTGCTACTTTGTATATGACTTGAGTACAGTGAATGTGTATCGTGTCACTAGGCTtggtatgcttatggaaaagcatTGAACATGGTGTTGTTTATATGTATTGCTATGAAGCgtatggttgatgttctgtttagggagctagaactgactctgagtatgtgtatgaacatGCTTAGTGCTAGTTGTATGTAACATGCTTATGAACATGCTTATGAAGTATGGTGATATAGTCAACTCTGAGTATGTGTACAACATGTTTTGTGTCAATTGAGTATTGTGCTTGGCATAATCATATGGTCAACTAAATCTCCATACTATGTATCTTGTCAATTGGCTtggtatgcttatggaaaagcattcaacatggtgttgtttatatgtattgctatgaagcttaGAACTGACTCTGAGTATGTGATAAACTATGGAAAAGCATTCAACATAGTGGTGTTTATGTGTGTGAACATGCTTAGTGCTACTTGTATATAACttagtcagacatgagtatgtgataaacaaTATGAAGcttgcatgtatgaagcatggtTACCAAGTGAAACATAGTCATATGGTCAACTAAATCTCCATCACTATGTATGATGTCACTTGACTtggtatgcttatggaaaagtacttaacatggtgatgaagttgtatgattctaacaacacaagtttatgactaagcttgtggtgacagtatcatacacttcatcaccgtgctcacttcatcaccgtgctcacttcatcatgaactgtacaatccaagtggtaGGTACATAGTAAGGAGCTTTCAAGTATCATATAGCATGTTTTGTGCCATGGAAGAGATGGCTACAACATATGGGAATACTCTTATCctatgaatgttcattaagtgaaataatgttcatgcctacaacatatggtTGTGTGTATAAGAATTGCCATATACTGAATTTGTTTGTATATACAatagtcagacatgagtatatgataaacaatggttgtgtatgtgtattgctaAGAAGTATGTGTATCAACCTGTTGCTATTTGTgccacttgaatatacatatagcaTGTCATGTGTCAATAAAGTATAGTGATGGATTTATGATGCTATCAGCACAAGTTTTATATCAATTAAGGAATAGACATGTatacacgaataagttgtctacttgttatataGCATGTTCtatgtcacttgaatatacatatgtctacttgaataagttgtctactttgtattacAAAAAAAACGGATAGCATGCAAGGGGGGCATGATTATGTGACGTACGAATAGGTACAAGGGGGGAGGGGTGATGCGCGAATAGCAACAAAGGAGATTGGGATGCTAAACAAACACTGGAGTTGGATGACATGgaatactggaggggcatgaagccaacattgaagattagattgattaccaagtagatttgtaatcagtaatcattatgttcttcaagattggctctatacccatccagtagtccacatcATTATGTTCTTCAGAACCTGCCCTGTTGTTGAGGTATCGCTCAACAATTCGCTCTCGGTTAGGAAATGGCTCCTCGCTCTATCAGCAttccataaatattccacaaCAGCTAGAAAATGCATttataaattagaccccaaacatatgaatagataaattagaACCCAAACATAGGCAAATTCATAGATTTATAGCATCATCTTACCGTGACAATACTATGGGaagggcgatcaagtagctgggACATTGATACATACCCTAAAGGATCgatattaggatgataaattttggtcctgaaCATGAGCTGCGAATAATAGTAATGTCATGAGTgtatatgcatatatatgaaCTACTTACTAAGTGTTAATAAGttcatgttcttacaactggaggtgCACGGGAGGGGAGATCGACAGAGAAGTCCATatggactatgaatacacctccttcataagtggtgtttggagggcccttcATCACGGAAGTCCATTGCTGACGGTCAGCACCTGCATAACTATTGATGAGCCACCTGGGTGCCTCATGCAGGAGTAGGGAAATTTGTGCCTCAACATGAGTATAGAGGTCCCTTATACGTCTATCCATGATAGATATAACTAGAGTAAGTATAGTGTTGGGTTGTGGACTCTTGAGAActggtaaaagcttcatatttATACTGTGGGTAAGTGAAAGGTCTAGGAAGGGGAAAGGGTAAATGAGAGTTATTAAATCTATTTGTATACGCTACGTGATTAATGAGCATCGGTttgttttgcagatatcaagacttgtGGATTCTAGGTCGAATAATGACTTATAGATATATGCAGATCAAGTTAGATTTTGCTTCCAAGACCACGCCTTTGAAAGATTGACAGATGTGGAGATGTATTAATTGCGTGTTGTTTTTACCTTTACATACATTCAGAAATTTgtctagttcaaatgtaaacaaattatgagcattagtctggttcaaatgtaaacagattggcaaatttaaaatcattgatatacataaattcttgttcatttgattatgtttcaatatccagattcattcgaagaagaaggcaaagagtgacatttacgttaaaaaaatatatcatctaaacaacaatacaaAGACATTAAATAAAcgaatctgtcatctgaaaataaatccattgatatgattgatcaagacctatgtcatctgaaacaagctacaacgacataaattattataaaaactgtcatcgcgaataccaatatgccaatttcccatatatctactttgacatttttaattattagtatgtcatgtgatgataTTAAATGTgacattaataataaaaaagttgCATCGTAACAAGATTAATATGACAGTACGAAACTAGGCTAATGTCATGCATCGTATCTTcacatgacagaacctaaccgtcaTCTGAAGGGGCAACAGATGGGAGCGAGCCCCATGACAAATTTATATCTTGCGGGACGATGGGTTTTAATCAtcgtctgaagggggttttggcgtagtgttaCAAGAGTGTATCCTAGAAGAGCATTGAAGGTGTATCCGTGAAAACGTATCCTGAAGAGCACTGAAGGAGGATCCTAGAAGAGTACCAAGGGCGACTCCTCGAGATTACTTCCTCTACAAGGGTTAAACTTTGCTTCCTTATGAAGGAAACCAACCGACAATCCTTGTCATATTTACTAATAAGGGCAATTATGTCCTTTATCTTTCTttaggggaagtatttaaaccccaTATTTGTAAGAATTCCCATTGACATGATTGATCAAGATCTATGTCATCTGAAACAAGCTACAAcgacataaattattataaaaactgtcatcgcgaataccaatatgccaatttcccatatatctacttgacatttttaattattagtatgtcatgtgatggcattaaaggtgacgttaataataaaaaaagttgcAATCGTAACAAGATTAATATGACAGTACGAAACTAGGCTAATGTCATGCATCGTATCTTcacatgacagaacctaaccgtcatctgaaggcgcaacagacggcagcgagccccatgacagatttatatcttgcGGGACGACGAGTTTTAATCAtcgtctgaagggggttttggcgtagtgttaCAAGAGTGTATCCTAGAAGAGCATTGAAGGTGTATCCGTGAAAACGTATCATGAAGAGCACTGAAGGAGGATCCTAGAAGAGTACGAAGGGCGACTCCTCGAGATTACTTCCTCTACAAGGGTTAAACTTTGCTTCCTTATGAAGGAAACCAACCGACAATCACTGTCATATTTACTAATAAGGGCAATTTTGTCCTTTATCTTTCTTTAGGGAAGTATTTAAACCTCCATATTTGTAAGAATGCCCATTGACATTATTGATCAAGATCTATGTCATCTAAAACAAGCTACAAcgacataaattattattaaaattgtcatcacgaataccaatatgccaatttcccatatatctacttgatatttttaattattagtatgtcatgtgatgacattaaaagtgacgttaataataaaaaagttgCATCGTAACAAGATTAATATGACAGTACGAAACTAGGCTTATGTCATGCATCATATCTTCACATGATAGAATCTAACTGTCGTCTGAAGGGGaacagacggcagcgagcctcatgacagatttatatctcgcgggacgatgGTTTTTAATCGTCGTTTGAAGGGGGTTTTGGCATACTGTTACAAGAGTGTATCCTAGAAGAGCATTGAAGGTGTATCCGTGAAAACGTATCCTGAAGAGCATTGAAGGAGGATCCTAGAAGAGTACCAAGGGCGACTCCTCGAGATTACTTCCTCCACAAGGGTTAAACTTTTTTTCCTTATGAAGGAAACCAACCGACAATCCTTGTCATATTTACTAATAAGAGCAATTATGTCCTTTATCTTTCTttaggggaagtatttaaacccccatATTTGTAAGAATGAACTCaattttttattaatcaaaCAAAATTCTCTTTGAGAGTAAAGTTTTCATACCTATATcttgggattaactccttctagtttagctatagaagaaactctttgttgATTTACGATTAAAATCATCAAGTTCATCTtaaatctgtatcagttggtatcagggCCAATCATCTcttgacccgaaacttcttttggaaATGGTTCGACCAAGACAACCTCAAGATCCCATGGAAGCTAATAACCGGAGGTATGAAGAGCTTAGGGAGCATATCACGGAGCAGGCCTAGGCTAGTATTGAGCAATGGAGGCAAACAGAAGAACGGCTCCAAGAGATGACCACATCCCTGGAAAATTTCAAACTCGAAGACTTAACATTGATCCCACCACCCTCCAGAGGACCTAACCATCGGAGGGAAGGTattttggtgtttcattttgtagaaacattattattatataaaagtattaaatttttttaataaataaggcctaattttttttcatttagcacaggccCCAAAACTGTTTAAGACGGCCCTACACAGAAGGGTTCCTTTTGACGAGTTGGTAGT
The window above is part of the Euphorbia lathyris chromosome 3, ddEupLath1.1, whole genome shotgun sequence genome. Proteins encoded here:
- the LOC136221999 gene encoding phenolic glucoside malonyltransferase 1-like, which encodes MATSYNYSLKVLEVCRVTPFTNSATPLVELCLPLTHFDMFWVKLFPIERIFFYQLSQHESTHTFFNSVLLPRLKHSLSLTLTHFLPIAGHIIWPVGTEKPSFLYTSSDGVSLIVSESNSDFNGLSQNEMQEAIALHPYVPELPVSDSKAAIIAFQITFFPNQGFSIGMCFQHAMIDGKSIAMFMKSWAHICKVNSDMTTLLPLELTPIFDRTAVEEPQGLGMFYPKSLKHPGVIKDMENIVRANFELSRQDITNLRRNIVSQQNGKEEEDSKCMHLSTFVLSYAYIIVTIVKAKNLERKGKVGFLFPADCRSRLNPPLPTNYFGNCVVRSSALVDTETILDKNGTAFVANELSKMIKGLATRVKNMSVEREIEETFKLKNIMQVADVVIRVGGSPRFEIYETDFGWGKPKKTQVVSIDKGVWISMAESSHGNGGIEIGLALKKSEMKMFTFLFAKGLK